In Gossypium hirsutum isolate 1008001.06 chromosome D01, Gossypium_hirsutum_v2.1, whole genome shotgun sequence, the genomic window CAAGTCAGCAGTTGTGGACTGCCAAGTTGAATCACCATAAACTGAACCACTACGGTAAAGATCCCCATAGGACCCCTTAAAATTAACGGTTGGCCCAGCAAAAGAAGATGTTGGAGCTGTGACAGTGCCACCGTTTCTTCCATGTCCTCCCCCACCCAAACCATAGTTGTCATCGGCACTCCCAAAACCAGCAATCCCACCAGTATAGCCAGGGGCATTTCCTCCACTTTGAATGGGAGGGGAAGGGCTCCAATTAACCCCACTATTTCCTAAAGGACCAAAACTCCCCCTTCCAGTCCCCAAGAACCCACCAGGGCTGGCGGCATTTGTGGCATTGCTAAGGCTTCCATTTCCCCAGATATCCCGAGTACCAGAGCTTAAATTAGAATCATTTCTTCCACTTCCAACACCATAGCCAATAGGAGTATTATACCTGTTTGAAATCCCACCATAATAGGGGCTAATTAACCGTCCATATCCAAGATTGTTGCCAAAGTTAGAACTCCCGCCAAAGTTTGGGTTCATTCCCGGTTCCATGTCCATACCTATTCCATAGCCAGGGTTATTAAATGGAGGAAACCCAGTTCGACCAGAAGCAAGAGGATTAAACCTACCATCCATCCTAACTCCTAAGTCGGTTAGTGGGCTAAGATTATATCCCTGAGCATAACTATTGAGAAAGTTGGCAGTCCTACTCAAACCATAATTATATCCAATCACAGGGCTGCGGGCAGGGCCTGGAGATAGTTCTTTAGGAACTGCCCTCTTGACCTCAACCAATTTCCCTTTGAGTTCATGGAATGTTTTATGTAGAACTCTATCTACCGCATCCTCTGAATCATAAGTGATGAAACCAAACCCTCTTGGCCTTTGCGTATTATGATCATACATCACCACAACATCTGTAATTGTACCGAACTGATCAAAGTAGTTCTTAAAGTCAGTCTCGGTGACCGAAGAGGCTAAACCTCCAACAAAAATCTTTTTAGTGCGTCCAGGAACTGGAGACGCAGTGATGCTACTCATGTTCCTGTTTAAAATGTTTTGATCATCCCTAGGAACAGCCTTCTTCGCCTCAACCTGAAATTTGATCAAACAATTGCATCACAGTTTCTATCCCAACCTAACCATTGGATACAAATTCACTCGAATAAATATATATTCGGTCAATGCTATAGAGGAAAGATAAAATtttagcaaatttaactcattctgATTACCACAAATCTCAAACTAATTGGTAAGGTATAAAAATATATCGTAATCAAGGCTCTTACCGTGCGGCCATCAATCATATGCTTATCCATAATTACCCTCTCAGCAACAGCAGGATCAGCAAAGACAATGAAACCGAATCCACGGGCACGACCAGTAAACCGATCTCTCATGATCATTGCTTCCACCACTTCTCCATATTTCCTGAAATACTCCTTGAGACGTTCCTCATCAGTGTCCCAAGATATCCCACCAATGAAGAGTTTACCAAGATCTGATTCCATCTTATCTACAATCACCATCATCAACCACCAATTTCAATCCCAAGAGCAAAAATCTAAACTTTTCTCAAAACAAAAGCACCACAATTTGATTCAAAGATCAAAATTTCTAATTCAATCAGAATAGTAACACCAATTCAATGAATGAAACTCGTGAAAAAAGCCAACACCAAATTATCCAATTACCATCGGCAGCTAAAAAGGATCTATCCTTATTCAGAAAAAAAACGAAGCAAAACAGATCAAAATGTGAACAATAACAACAATCAAACAGGaatattagaaaaagaaaattaccTTTTGATATGAATTACAGACAGAATCTGATCGGAGACAGAGTTGGTAATTGTCAAATCCAATCTAGGATCATCTGAAGACTTCATGCACCAATCAGAAAACAACCCAAAATTCCTGACAATAAAAAAGAAACATCGACAATCGAAACATGAGGATCAAGACAAAAGAAAAGTCTGGAGAAAAGACCAGGAAACAGATAAAAACAGAGATGAAGAATATGATGaacaagagagagagagagagagagagagagagaatctACCATCTTGGAAATGACCCAGATGAGAAAATGGGAGGAAAATTAAGATCTGAGATGAGAAACGATGACAATGGAAACAGAAGAGGAGGTTTTGCtcttcatattttttatatatctttttaaaaaaaaaagctttgtctctcctctctctctctctctctctctctctctcctccTCTGTTTCTTTTCTATATCTTTCTTGGTTATTCCACTCCTCTTAATTAAATCAAAAGAAATGGAATTTGAGGAGAGAGGTAGAGGAAGAAAGAGAGAATATATATATGGAGAGAAATTGAGAGCAATCCTCTGGTGTAAGAATATTTGGAGTAGCTTAAAGAGTGATGACAGCAGATGgtgatgttttattttattttctatttttctattttaagaaaaaaaattacaaacatattaTTACAACTTAATAACCTTAAAACACAACTATTCTTTGCTTGGATGGAATGCTAGAACCAAATCAAGgttcaacttttgcatttatttttaatcaaattgcaaattttttatatgtatagacAGGTTTGGCATGCTGTTGTTGTCCAAAGTTCATGTTACAATACAACTTTATGGTACATATTGAGTCTGGTTGGCTTCAGTTGAGACCACACATCTAATTAGTGGAGTTTTATAACTTACACCTTtcttgatattttatttattaatcttttctttgcccttctTTCGTTCCTAAAAGAACACCAAAAAGGATTTATACAACATCATCACAATCATCATGTCTTGTTCTGGTCCTTCTTAAGTCTCCCAAAGTTGAAACCTTTTCAAACACCATTTCAGATTTGAGTTGGAAATTTACAAGTACAATTCATCCTATGTTTGGTTTTGTATAGGACACTCAAATCCAATGTAATTTTGCAAGTTAAGCTTTGAGTCTCGTTCCATTGGTGTTTGAAGAGTAATATTTTGGTAgcataaattatttttctaattttctaattttggttCAACAACTTTTTGCAGTGAAAGAAGGGTGTAAATTTTACCTAGCGTAAAGCAGAAAGCAAAGGCCCAATATCTAATTTAAGATTTATAAAAAGATATTGGCTTATAGTTAAATATATTTGGGGATATAATTTAATGATTTGGCCTGCAACTTTCTAACATAGTATAACGCAACAAGCAATGTAAGCAACTATGCAAGATAAACAatgtctttctttttttcttttttctacagGCTCCAAATTAATTTGGTTtgttagaaataaaatataaacataggTCATAACTTCCAAAACCAAGTTGAACTATTACAACAGATTGATGGTCCCATATTGCCAAATACCATAATTAAAAACATGCACACTATTGACTGCTGTTTGTGCTTATTTCCTTTGTTGTTTATCAAATTAGAGTAGAGAAATGGTAAGTAGGACACGGATCATGTCTTATCGTTCATGTTCGGATATACATCGGGCACGAGTGTCAAACTTAGATATTTCAAGAAAATCGAAGAGTCGGGGTGCTTACCGGCTTTTAATAGAATTTGGTTTGCTTACCATTACTAAGGGTTAGCAGGTAACTTTCagaccaaaaaaagaaaatagacaaGCAAACAAATGACAAGTAAATGTAAAGTTTATTATGATAATAACATGACTTATAACTATATTCATTCTCCATTATGTACATTGGCCTAATGGCTCCTTCATTTCCTCTAaaaggcttatatatatatatgttatgttttatttagcTTAACATGGAAGTTCTTCAATGGTACCTTTCCTTTTCTGGTGCTAAATTGTCCACTAATAATTTGATCCTGGAGTGTCCCAAGTCTCAGGTATGACACTATGCAGCATACAACAATCACGGGGACCAGATTCCCATGAAGACATAGAGGAGACCGTACGATCTTCATGCGCAAACAAAGCCTCATCTATCTTCTGCAAAACCTCAGCTGTAGTTGGTCTATCTTTTGGAGAATGTGAGACACACTTAAGAGCAATATTTAGCAAAGGAAATGCCCACTGCATTGAATCTTTGGTGACATCCTTGCCAAACACCTCTCCTGTCCATTCTTCCCTCACCATTGACCCCACCCACTTAGGAAGGTCTACCCCGGTTTTTTCCACGGTTTTTCCGGTTAGTAACTCCAGTAGGATAATCCCGAAGCTGAAGACATCGCCTTGTTCCGATAAACTCTTCTCGGGTGCCATGTAACCGTTGGAGGAGACGAGGCAATTCTTTTTGGGGTCTAAAAGCCTTGAGATCCCGTATTCACTTATTAATGGTTCCATGTTTTCACCCAACAATATATTTGATAGCTTTAGATTTCCATGAGGAATGCTGTCCTGGTCATTGGAACTCTGGTATATGAATGCCAATCCCCTTGCAATTCCAGTTGCTATTGTCAGCCTAAATCTCCATGGAAATTCTTTTTTACCCTCAATGTAGCCTGCAAGATCAAGCAGCTGTAAGAATTTAGGCATGCAATGCTGTTATGTTTAAGGGTGCTGTGCCCTAAAATCATTTACCTTGTAGCAAGCTTAGTAGGCTTCCATTGCTCTGGTACTTGTAGAAAAGAAGTTTCTCTGTGTCGGCACAACTATATCCGACAAGTGGAAGAACGTTTCGATGCTTCAAATTCCCTATCCGCCTCATTGTTTGCTCAAACTCTTTAAAAGAAACCTGCAATTTCTTCAATCTTTTGACAGCATAAGTAGCATTGTTCTTAAGTATTACCTTGTAAAGGCTGGTATAAAGGCTTTGGCTTCGTAAATTAGCTGAGGCATCTAGTAGATCATCTAGTTTAAACCTTTCATGGTCTTCAACAAAGAACACAAGCTCTTGATGTCTACCCTCAGGCTTCAGTTCTTGTATAGCATTGACTGGAACATGTTTGAGAGGAGATTCTTTGATAGCCATTGGAATCTCATTAGCTTTCCTTCTTTTACCTAGTATCTTGCCCATACAGTATAAGAACATAAAGAAGAACCCAAGGCCAAGAAATAAAGGTACCAAAGTCCACAATAGTG contains:
- the LOC107922125 gene encoding heterogeneous nuclear ribonucleoprotein 1 isoform X1 produces the protein MESDLGKLFIGGISWDTDEERLKEYFRKYGEVVEAMIMRDRFTGRARGFGFIVFADPAVAERVIMDKHMIDGRTVEAKKAVPRDDQNILNRNMSSITASPVPGRTKKIFVGGLASSVTETDFKNYFDQFGTITDVVVMYDHNTQRPRGFGFITYDSEDAVDRVLHKTFHELKGKLVEVKRAVPKELSPGPARSPVIGYNYGLSRTANFLNSYAQGYNLSPLTDLGVRMDGRFNPLASGRTGFPPFNNPGYGIGMDMEPGMNPNFGGSSNFGNNLGYGRLISPYYGGISNRYNTPIGYGVGSGRNDSNLSSGTRDIWGNGSLSNATNAASPGGFLGTGRGSFGPLGNSGVNWSPSPPIQSGGNAPGYTGGIAGFGSADDNYGLGGGGHGRNGGTVTAPTSSFAGPTVNFKGSYGDLYRSGSVYGDSTWQSTTADLDGSSSFSYGIGSVSIDGTAGSSEDYVGSYGVANRQSSRGNILFKQS
- the LOC107921853 gene encoding probably inactive receptor-like protein kinase At5g41680, translated to MMSGESSRKMQRREGFNMFVKGLICIAVVPLLATVCMGGELSESQSLLSFIRSVDPQRKLGAYQWNEFSTSPCLVKSEVVKCNLQGTSIIEIRLESLNLSGVINADALCKLQSLEVLSLARNQIHGTIPRSISYCKRLRYLNLSSNSLSGRVSWSTLTKLKYLKSLDISNNHFTNQEFEHVYKYSQLNATVQNEIVAGTPGESNNNKSNTLLWTLVPLFLGLGFFFMFLYCMGKILGKRRKANEIPMAIKESPLKHVPVNAIQELKPEGRHQELVFFVEDHERFKLDDLLDASANLRSQSLYTSLYKVILKNNATYAVKRLKKLQVSFKEFEQTMRRIGNLKHRNVLPLVGYSCADTEKLLFYKYQSNGSLLSLLQGYIEGKKEFPWRFRLTIATGIARGLAFIYQSSNDQDSIPHGNLKLSNILLGENMEPLISEYGISRLLDPKKNCLVSSNGYMAPEKSLSEQGDVFSFGIILLELLTGKTVEKTGVDLPKWVGSMVREEWTGEVFGKDVTKDSMQWAFPLLNIALKCVSHSPKDRPTTAEVLQKIDEALFAHEDRTVSSMSSWESGPRDCCMLHSVIPETWDTPGSNY
- the LOC107922125 gene encoding heterogeneous nuclear ribonucleoprotein 1 isoform X2, producing the protein MESDLGKLFIGGISWDTDEERLKEYFRKYGEVVEAMIMRDRFTGRARGFGFIVFADPAVAERVIMDKHMIDGRTVEAKKAVPRDDQNILNRNMSSITASPVPGRTKKIFVGGLASSVTETDFKNYFDQFGTITDVVVMYDHNTQRPRGFGFITYDSEDAVDRVLHKTFHELKGKLVEVKRAVPKELSPGPARSPVIGYNYGLSRTANFLNSYAQGYNLSPLTDLGVRMDGRFNPLASGRTGFPPFNNPGYGIGMDMEPGMNPNFGGSSNFGNNLGYGRLISPYYGGISNRYNTPIGYGVGSGRNDSNLSSGTRDIWGNGSLSNATNAASPGGFLGTGRGSFGPLGNSGVNWSPSPPIQSGGNAPGYTGGIAGFGSADDNYGLGGGGHGRNGGTVTAPTSSFAGPTVNFKGSYGDLYRSGSVYGDSTWQSTTADLDGSSSFSYGIGSVSIDGTAGSSEDYVGSYGVANRQSSRGIAA